In Saccharomyces cerevisiae S288C chromosome XV, complete sequence, the following proteins share a genomic window:
- the SKI7 gene encoding Ski7p (GTP-binding protein that couples the Ski complex and exosome; putative pseudo-translational GTPase involved in 3'-to-5' mRNA decay pathway; interacts with both the cytoplasmic exosome and the Ski complex; eRF3-like domain targets nonstop mRNA for degradation; null mutants have a superkiller phenotype; SKI7 has a paralog, HBS1, that arose from the whole genome duplication) — MSLLEQLARKRIEKSKGLLSADQSHSTSKSASLLERLHKNRETKDNNAETKRKDLKTLLAKDKVKRSDFTPNQHSVSLSLKLSALKKSNSDLEKQGKSVTLDSKENELPTKRKSPDDKLNLEESWKAIKEMNHYCFLKNDPCINQTDDFAFTNFIIKDKKNSLSTSIPLSSQNSSFLSLKKHNNELLGIFVPCNLPKTTRKVAIENFNRPSPDDIIQSAQLNAFNEKLENLNIKSVPKAEKKEPINLQTPPTESIDIHSFIATHPLNLTCLFLGDTNAGKSTLLGHLLYDLNEISMSSMRELQKKSSNLDPSSSNSFKVILDNTKTERENGFSMFKKVIQVENDLLPPSSTLTLIDTPGSIKYFNKETLNSILTFDPEVYVLVIDCNYDSWEKSLDGPNNQIYEILKVISYLNKNSACKKHLIILLNKADLISWDKHRLEMIQSELNYVLKENFQWTDAEFQFIPCSGLLGSNLNKTENITKSKYKSEFDSINYVPEWYEGPTFFSQLYLLVEHNMNKIETTLEEPFVGTILQSSVLQPIAEINYVSLKVLINSGYIQSGQTIEIHTQYEDFHYYGIVSRMKNSKQILETNTKNNISVGLNPDILEVLVKIHNTEDFTKKQFHIRKGDIIIHSRKTNTLSPNLPNTLKLLALRLIKLSIQTHALSDPVDLGSELLLYHNLTHNAVKLVKILGTNDISINPNQSLIVEVEIIEPDFALNVIDSKYITNNIVLTSIDHKVIAVGRIACQ, encoded by the coding sequence ATGTCGTTATTAGAGCAATtagcaagaaaaagaatagaaaaatcTAAAGGCCTTTTAAGTGCGGACCAGTCTCATAGTACATCGAAAAGTGCATCCTTACTAGAAAGACTACATAAGAATAGAGAAACTAAAGATAACAATGCTGAgacaaaaaggaaggatCTGAAGACGCTACTTGCAAAAGACAAGGTAAAAAGAAGCGACTTTACCCCGAACCAGCATAGTGTTTCATTGAGTTTAAAGTTGTCTGCCTTAAAGAAGTCAAATAGTGATTTGGAGAAACAAGGAAAATCAGTGACATTAGACAGCAAAGAAAACGAACTCCCTACCAAAAGGAAATCGCCTGATGATAAACTCAACTTAGAAGAGTCATGGAAGGCtattaaagaaatgaacCATTACTGTTTCTTGAAAAACGATCCATGCATAAATCAAACCGACGATTTTGCGTTCACAAACTTTATcataaaagataaaaaaaactcgTTGAGTACATCAATACCGCTATCGTCGCAGAATTCATCATTTCTGTCCTTAAAAAAGCATAACAATGAGCTCCTTGGTATTTTTGTGCCTTGTAACCTGCCGAAAACAACTCGTAAAGTAGCCATTGAGAATTTCAATAGACCAAGTCCTGATGATATAATACAATCGGCCCAACTTAATGctttcaatgaaaaattagaaaactTAAATATCAAATCTGTGCCCAAGGCCGAAAAAAAGGAACCAATTAACCTTCAAACACCACCTACTGAGTCGATTGATATTCATTCATTCATTGCCACCCATCCTCTGAATTTGACATGTTTGTTCCTCGGTGATACAAACGCAGGCAAATCCACTTTGCTTGGTCATCTTTTATATGATCTAAACGAAATTTCTATGTCATCAATGAGGGaactacaaaaaaaaagcagtaATTTGGAtccttcatcttcaaataGTTTTAAGGTCATTCTAGACAATACCAAAacagaaagagaaaatggATTTTCCATGTTTAAGAAAGTTATTCAGGTAGAAAATGATTTACTACCGCCATCATCAACCTTGACGCTTATAGACACTCCTGGTAGTATCAAATACTTCAATAAAGAAACTCTGAACTCAATTTTGACCTTTGATCCTGAAGTTTATGTATTGGTTATTGATTGCAATTATGACTCGTGGGAAAAATCATTAGATGGTCCAAATAATCAGatttatgaaattttaaaagtgATCTCTTATTTGAACAAGAATTCCGCATGCAAAAAGCACTTGataattcttttgaatAAGGCAGATCTAATTAGTTGGGATAAGCACCGACTAGAAATGATTCAGTCTGAGCTAAATTATGTGTTGAAGGAAAACTTTCAGTGGACAGACGCAGAATTCCAATTTATCCCGTGTTCGGGTTTATTAGGTTCGAATTTGAATAAAACTGAAAACATCACAAAATCTAAGTATAAGTCAGAATTTGACTCTATAAATTATGTTCCCGAATGGTATGAAGGTCCGACATTTTTTTCGCAACTATATCTATTGGTAGAGCATAATATGAACAAAATAGAAACAACTTTGGAAGAGCCATTTGTAGGCACAATACTGCAATCTTCTGTTCTTCAACCGATAGCGGAGATAAATTACGTGTCACTCAAAGTCTTGATCAACAGCGGATATATTCAATCAGGCCAGACAATTGAAATTCATACACAATATGAAGATTTTCATTACTATGGTATAGTTTCAAGaatgaagaattcaaaacAAATACTGGAGACTAAcacaaaaaataatatatcaGTCGGTTTGAACCCTGACATTTTAGAGGTTCTTGTTAAGATTCATAATACCGAAGACTTCACGAAAAAGCAATTTCACATTCGTAAGGGTGATATAATAATTCACTCTAGAAAGACGAATACACTATCACCGAATTTACCAAACACACTAAAGTTGTTAGCCTTGCgtttaataaaattatcAATACAAACGCACGCGCTAAGTGATCCCGTTGACTTGGGTTCTGAATTGCTTCTTTACCATAATTTGACGCACAACGCGGTAAAATTGGTGAAGATTCTCGGGACTAACGACATCTCAATTAATCCAAATCAGTCACTTATTGTCGAAGTCGAAATTATAGAACCAGACTTTGCTCTTAATGTGATTGATTCCAAATACATTACCAACAATATTGTTTTAACATCAATAGATCATAAGGTTATCGCAGTTGGCAGAATTGCATGCCAGTAA
- the RTS2 gene encoding Rts2p (Basic zinc-finger protein; similar to human and mouse Kin17 proteins which are chromatin-associated proteins involved in UV response and DNA replication): MADYDSAKYWSKQGARRGLQKTRYYCQICQRQCKDANGFQSHNKSPSHLRKISQVTAEDARRYNIQFEKGFLQLLKQRHGEKWIDANKVYNEYVQDRDHVHMNATMHRSLTQFVRYLGRAGKVDVDMDIDDTSENVEGPLLIRIHPSSLSSPSEDGMLRSQQEEQEVIAAELLKRQLNRAKRQTEKVYQPEMKSEISGDSTLKRVQVTFHGNGRVNKKKKKVPPRKDGIKFR, encoded by the coding sequence ATGGCAGATTATGATAGTGCGAAATATTGGTCCAAGCAGGGAGCTCGTCGTGGGTTACAGAAAACCCGTTACTACTGCCAAATATGCCAAAGGCAATGTAAAGATGCAAACGGATTTCAATCACATAACAAATCGCCATCTCATTTAAGGAAGATTAGTCAAGTGACAGCTGAGGACGCTAGGCGCTACAATATCCAGTTTGAAAAGGGATTTCTACAGTTATTGAAGCAGCGGCACGGAGAAAAATGGATTGATGCTAACAAAGTATACAACGAGTATGTTCAAGATCGCGATCATGTACATATGAATGCCACCATGCATCGTTCTTTGACGCAGTTTGTCCGGTACCTAGGCCGCGCGGGCAAGGTAGACGTGGATATGGATATTGATGATACATCTGAGAACGTTGAAGGTCCTTTGCTTATCAGGATCCATCCCTCATCTTTATCATCACCTTCTGAAGATGGAATGCTGCGAAGTCAACAAGAGGAGCAAGAAGTCATAGCCGCCgagcttttgaaaagacaACTCAATCGTGCTAAGCGACAAACTGAAAAGGTATATCAACCAGAGATGAAATCGGAAATTAGCGGGGATAGCACTCTGAAACGTGTTCAAGTCACCTTCCACGGGAATGGTCGggtaaataaaaagaaaaagaaggttCCTCCACGGAAAGATGGTATCAAGTTCCGttga